A single genomic interval of Bacillus oleivorans harbors:
- a CDS encoding YerC/YecD family TrpR-related protein: MQIDKLRGRELDQLFKAVLSLKDLEECYRFFDDLCTVNEIQSLAQRLEVARMLQEGKTYHKIETETGASTATISRVKRCLNYGNDAYTMALNRIKEEEESNS, translated from the coding sequence ATGCAAATAGATAAACTAAGAGGAAGAGAATTAGATCAATTGTTTAAAGCAGTTTTATCACTAAAGGATTTAGAGGAGTGCTACCGCTTTTTCGATGACCTTTGTACGGTTAATGAAATTCAATCTCTAGCACAAAGATTAGAAGTAGCCAGAATGCTGCAAGAAGGAAAAACGTATCATAAAATTGAAACGGAGACTGGCGCGAGTACAGCTACGATTTCAAGGGTAAAACGCTGCTTAAACTATGGAAACGATGCCTATACGATGGCATTGAACCGGATTAAGGAAGAAGAAGAATCAAATTCATAA
- the pcrA gene encoding DNA helicase PcrA has product MQFLTNRLLEGLNDQQKLAVKTTDGPLLIMAGAGSGKTRVLTHRIGYLLVEKGVNPYNILAITFTNKAAREMKERLQKIVALAAEEMWISTFHSMCVRILRRDIDRIGYNRNFSILDTTDQLSVIKGILKDLNIDSKKFDPRMLLGSISSAKNELIDADTFEQNQGGYYDELVAKVYKEYQKRLRKNHALDFDDLIMITIKLFDRVPEVLGYYQRKFQYIHVDEYQDTNRAQYMLVKKLAQRFENLCVVGDSDQSIYRWRGADIANILSFEKDYPKAKVILLEQNYRSTKRILQAANTVIANNLHRKSKNLWTENSEGNKIAYYKALNEQGEAQFVAGKINELVKSGEYSSSDIAILYRTNAQSRVMEEVLLKSNISYSIVGGTKFYDRKEIKDILAYLRLISNPDDDISLERIINVPKRGIGASSLDKIANYAAQRDMSLYQALGEVDFIGLSPKITQAAADFHQFINQFSNMQDYLSVTELTEEVIEKTGYEEMLKAENSLEAQSRLENLEEFLSVTKSFEERNEDDKSLIAFLTDLALVADIDRLDEQDTNDGNVTLMTLHSAKGLEFPVVFLLGMEEGVFPHSRSLMEEDEMEEERRLAYVGITRAEEQLYLTSAEMRTLFGRTNFNLESRFIKEIPADLIEFLNMQEKTSPSFSSVSNKKVSSPFTQPVQRPQKTGNDELDWKVGDKVNHKKWGPGTVVSVKGEGEGKELDIAFPSQGVKRLLATFAPIEKV; this is encoded by the coding sequence ATGCAATTTTTAACGAATCGACTGTTAGAAGGTTTGAATGACCAGCAAAAACTGGCCGTCAAAACAACAGATGGTCCATTACTTATAATGGCAGGAGCCGGCAGTGGGAAAACAAGAGTTTTAACACACCGCATCGGTTATTTACTGGTGGAAAAAGGGGTAAATCCTTACAATATTTTAGCGATTACATTTACCAATAAAGCAGCTCGTGAAATGAAAGAGAGATTGCAAAAAATCGTCGCATTAGCTGCTGAGGAAATGTGGATCTCAACCTTTCACTCTATGTGTGTGCGGATTCTTCGCCGTGACATCGACAGAATTGGGTACAATCGTAATTTTTCGATTTTAGATACAACAGACCAATTATCTGTTATAAAAGGAATTCTTAAAGATTTAAATATTGATTCGAAAAAATTTGACCCAAGGATGCTGCTCGGTTCGATTTCGTCTGCAAAAAATGAATTAATTGATGCAGATACTTTTGAACAAAACCAGGGCGGCTACTATGATGAACTGGTAGCAAAGGTTTATAAGGAATATCAAAAGAGGCTGCGAAAGAATCATGCTCTTGATTTTGATGATTTAATTATGATCACTATTAAGCTGTTTGACCGCGTTCCTGAGGTTTTAGGATATTATCAGCGCAAATTTCAGTACATTCATGTGGATGAATACCAGGATACGAACCGGGCTCAATATATGCTGGTAAAGAAATTAGCCCAAAGATTTGAGAACCTTTGTGTCGTTGGCGATTCCGATCAGTCGATTTATCGCTGGCGCGGTGCAGATATTGCCAATATTTTATCATTTGAAAAAGACTATCCAAAGGCAAAGGTAATTTTATTAGAACAGAATTACCGTTCGACAAAGAGAATTTTGCAGGCTGCTAATACAGTGATTGCCAACAACCTTCATCGTAAGTCAAAAAATCTTTGGACGGAAAATAGTGAAGGGAATAAAATCGCTTACTACAAAGCTCTTAATGAGCAGGGAGAGGCACAATTTGTTGCCGGTAAAATTAATGAACTAGTCAAATCAGGCGAATATTCGAGTTCTGATATTGCGATTTTATACAGAACGAATGCCCAGTCGCGTGTTATGGAGGAAGTTCTTCTTAAATCAAATATCTCTTATTCTATTGTAGGCGGAACAAAGTTCTACGATCGCAAAGAGATTAAGGATATTTTGGCGTATTTACGGCTAATTTCAAATCCAGACGATGATATAAGTCTTGAGCGAATTATCAATGTACCGAAAAGAGGAATCGGTGCCAGTTCTCTTGATAAAATTGCAAATTATGCAGCTCAGCGTGATATGAGTTTGTATCAGGCACTAGGCGAAGTTGATTTTATCGGTCTTTCCCCGAAAATTACTCAAGCTGCAGCAGATTTCCACCAATTTATAAATCAGTTTTCTAACATGCAGGACTATTTATCGGTAACAGAGCTAACAGAAGAGGTTATTGAAAAGACAGGATACGAGGAAATGCTTAAAGCAGAAAACTCACTAGAAGCTCAAAGCAGGCTGGAAAACCTTGAAGAATTTTTATCTGTAACGAAAAGCTTTGAAGAAAGAAACGAAGACGATAAAAGTTTAATCGCATTCTTAACGGATTTAGCGTTAGTGGCAGACATTGACCGCTTGGATGAACAGGACACCAATGATGGCAACGTTACGTTGATGACGCTACACTCAGCTAAAGGTCTTGAATTTCCTGTTGTCTTCTTGCTTGGTATGGAGGAAGGCGTCTTTCCGCATAGCCGGTCCCTCATGGAAGAGGATGAGATGGAGGAAGAGCGGCGCCTGGCGTATGTGGGGATTACAAGGGCTGAAGAGCAGCTTTACTTAACCAGCGCTGAAATGCGGACGTTATTTGGGAGGACGAACTTTAATCTGGAGAGCCGTTTTATTAAAGAGATTCCCGCAGATTTAATCGAGTTTTTAAATATGCAAGAGAAAACCAGTCCTTCTTTTTCTAGTGTATCTAATAAAAAGGTCAGCTCTCCATTTACACAGCCTGTGCAAAGACCGCAAAAGACAGGAAATGATGAACTGGATTGGAAGGTGGGCGACAAGGTCAACCATAAAAAATGGGGTCCTGGTACCGTTGTAAGTGTAAAAGGCGAAGGGGAAGGAAAGGAATTAGATATTGCCTTCCCGAGTCAGGGTGTAAAGCGGCTTTTGGCTACATTTGCACCAATTGAAAAGGTATAA
- a CDS encoding heptaprenylglyceryl phosphate synthase: MYNIREWRHVFKLDPNKEINDEQLESICESGTDAVLVGGTDGVTLENTLDLLARIRKFLVPCVLEISNLESITPGFDFFFVPTVLNSTNPKWMIDLHREAVKNYGEFINWDEMMVEGYCMLNPDSKAFQATESKLIHDEDVLAYATIAEKMFHLPIFYLEYSGIYGDPALVGQVYQKLEKTVLFYGGGIENADQAKQMAERADVIVVGNLIYEDTNTALQTVAAVKDCKKLKKSKAFN; this comes from the coding sequence ATGTATAACATTCGTGAATGGCGACATGTCTTTAAACTCGATCCTAATAAAGAGATTAATGATGAGCAGCTGGAGTCCATATGTGAATCGGGGACTGATGCTGTCCTCGTTGGGGGGACAGATGGGGTTACCCTTGAAAATACATTAGATTTATTAGCGAGGATTCGCAAATTTTTAGTCCCCTGTGTTTTAGAAATTTCCAATCTAGAATCAATTACGCCAGGGTTTGATTTTTTCTTCGTCCCTACAGTGTTGAATAGTACGAATCCAAAATGGATGATAGATTTACATAGAGAAGCGGTCAAGAACTACGGTGAATTTATTAATTGGGATGAAATGATGGTTGAAGGCTATTGTATGCTGAATCCCGACAGTAAAGCGTTCCAAGCGACTGAGTCTAAGCTTATCCATGATGAAGATGTCCTTGCCTATGCAACGATTGCAGAAAAAATGTTTCATCTGCCGATTTTCTATCTTGAATATAGCGGGATATATGGAGACCCAGCTCTCGTTGGACAAGTTTATCAGAAATTAGAAAAAACTGTTCTTTTTTATGGCGGAGGAATTGAGAATGCTGATCAGGCTAAACAGATGGCTGAACGCGCTGATGTCATCGTGGTTGGCAATCTTATTTATGAAGATACGAATACCGCTCTCCAAACAGTTGCAGCTGTAAAGGATTGTAAAAAACTTAAAAAAAGTAAAGCATTCAACTGA